The following coding sequences are from one Delphinus delphis chromosome 19, mDelDel1.2, whole genome shotgun sequence window:
- the LRRC3C gene encoding leucine-rich repeat-containing protein 3C, with product MLAVGMEFSGLILHLRGFFFPRSYSTPGLCQSAAMLPPAGHLLSLLLVIGTGGTVPSPWLSPQGCYVAEEAGERTFRCSQAGLRAVPNGIPNDTRKLYLDANRLASVPAGAFQHLPVLEELDLSHNVLAHVSGAAFQGLAGTLRHLDLSANQLASVPVEAFAGLQIQVNLSANPWRCDCALQEVLRRVRLAPGTETGIVCGPGARSDLVGQEFLPLVEEEELCGTGRGGARHSTDVALLVTMGGWLVLVVAYLAQYVWENRDGTRRPLKRAPVPPVHSEDSSTLSTVV from the coding sequence CTGGACTTATTCTTCATTTACGGGGCTTTTTCTTCCCCAGATCCTACTCCACTCCAGGACTATGCCAATCTGCGGCCATGCTCCCACCAGCTGGTCACCTCCTGTCCCTGCTGCTGGTGATAGGCACAGGGGGCACTGTGCCCAGCCCCTGGCTGTCTCCCCAGGGCTGCTACGTGGCAGAAGAAGCTGGGGAGCGGACATTCCGCTGCAGCCAGGCAGGCCTGAGGGCTGTGCCCAACGGCATCCCTAATGACACCCGCAAGCTCTACCTGGACGCCAACCGGCTGGCGTCCGTGCCGGCTGGGGCCTTCCAGCACCTGCCTGTCCTGGAGGAGCTGGATCTATCCCATAATGTCCTTGCCCACGTCTCAGGGGCCGCTTTCCAGGGCCTGGCGGGCACGCTGCGCCACCTCGACCTCTCTGCCAACCAGCTGGCCTCGGTGCCCGTGGAGGCCTTTGCGGGGCTGCAGATCCAAGTGAACCTGTCTGCCAACCCGTGGCGCTGCGACTGCGCCCTGCAGGAGGTGCTTCGGCGGGTGAGGCTGGCACCAGGCACTGAGACGGGCATCGTCTGTGGCCCGGGAGCCCGATCAGACCTCGTGGGGCAGGAGTTCCTGCCGCTGGTCGAGGAGGAAGAGCTGTGTgggacggggcggggcggggcccggCACAGCACCGACGTGGCCCTGCTGGTCACCATGGGGGGCTGGCTGGTGCTGGTGGTGGCTTATCTGGCCCAGTACGTGTGGGAGAACCGGGATGGGACCCGACGTCCCCTCAAGCGGGCCCCCGTGCCGCCTGTGCACTCTGAGGACTCCTCTACCCTCAGCACCGTGGTCTGA